A single Orcinus orca chromosome 2, mOrcOrc1.1, whole genome shotgun sequence DNA region contains:
- the LOC117197715 gene encoding uncharacterized protein LOC117197715, which translates to MPKCASAHRAPSLLTVPNALVTLRCRCHTRVWTSSGPPEGRRRSRSSSASNSGSGEAASVWASFNLKAFSGCPEHILGPCPSSPPWVSWLPSFCCNDLIFPSPSACQGFDVCCSRHSAGSWKALELDSWPGPDAPGSSWGSPVALLPQERGDRSEDPWMERAGSFSGLRCRQESRRCSFLLCARPRALPGVARWLGGQPEALDAPPLVASTVCELGHIGLPLPRFPPTRWAEIGLLAESARVLLRQGLAGARAPGKVVCHGFLQGWRGRRPRASAEPTRFLSPALPGSGSSVASLQGPTLGARSHERVLSAVIQRRLLRKAWYPA; encoded by the coding sequence ATGCCTAAATGTGCGTCTGcacacagagcaccgagcttgCTTACTGTTCCCAATGCCCTTGTGACACTTAGGTGCCGATGCCACACACGTGTGTGGACCAGCTCTGGGCCCCCAGAAGGGCGGAGACGCAGCAGGTCTTCCTCGGCCAGTAACTCGGGCAGTGGGGAAGCCGCCAGTGTCTGGGCCAGCTTTAATCTGAAGGCGTTTTCAGGTTGCCCTGAACACATTCTTGGCccctgtccctcctcccctccctgggttTCTTGGTTGCCTTCATTCTGCTGTAATGATCTaatcttcccttctccctctgcctgccaGGGTTTTGATGTCTGCTGTTCCAGGCACTCAGCTGGGAGCTGGAAGGCTCTAGAGCTGGATTCCTGGCCTGGACCTGATGCCCCAGGGAGCTCCTGGGGGTCCCCAGTGGCTCTTTTACCCCAGGAGAGAGGGGACCGCAGTGAGGACCCCTGGATGGAACGCGCTGGGTCTTTCTCTGGGCTCCGCTGCCGGCAGGAATCCAGGCGATGTTCTTTCCTGCTCTGTGCTAGGCCCAGAGCCTTGCCTGGAGTGGCCCGATGGCTCGGGGGTCAGCCTGAAGCCCTGGATGCCCCGCCTCTGGTTGCCAGCACTGTGTGTGAGCTTGGTCACATTGGGCTCCCGCTGCCTCGGTTCCCCCCCACCCGCTGGGCTGAAATTGGACTCCTTGCGGAGTCTGCCAGGGTTTTACTGCGACAGGGCTTGGCAGGCGCTCGGGCACCAGGCAAGGTTGTTTGTCACGGGTTCTTgcaggggtggaggggcaggCGGCCCCGTGCCAGCGCGGAGCCCACGCGCTTCCTCTCGCCAGCTCTGCCCGGCTCAGGCTCAAGTGTGGCTTCTTTACAGGGACCCACCCTGGGGGCCAGATCCCACGAGCGAGTGCTGTCTGCCGTGATTCAGAGGCGGTTGCTAAGGAAGGCCTGGTACCCGGCCTAG